CAAGCTCCAAGAGAGTGGAATAGTCGCATTGACAAGTACTTTCAAGATAATGAATTTACTCGTTGTCTCCACGAATATGCTCTTTACATTAAAGTTTATACTAATGGAGATATTCTGCATATTTGTCTTTATATTGATGATCCTAGTCTAACGGGTAATAACCTAGATTTGTTTGAAGCTTTCAAGAAAGCGATGTCCCTTAAGTTTGAGATGACGGACATAGGGCTCATGTCATATTACTTGGACCTAGAAGTGAAACAAATGGAGGAAGACATCTTTATATCTCAAGAAAGCTATACAAAGGAGATTTTGAAGAAGTTCAACATGTTCGATTGCAACCCTGTGAATACCTTAATGGAATGTAGAATAAAATTGTCAAAGTTTGATGATGGAGAAAAGGTAGACCCtacttttttcaaaaatctcGTGGGGAGTCTAAGGTActtgtaatatcccctaaaaatgtggtatacgatgtttcaattctcgcctaaaaatgatacagcctcagtattttaggcataacttttcatagtttggtccaaattaggtgattcaaatttctgagtaactaaaacatcattacctacaacttttatgaatacCATATGTTAATTTTCGGAGGTtaattaggtcaaataaattagttATTGTAAGATAGTgtgttgtgacgaaatagagtgtttgtagaagaaaattcatatttcaCTGTAGCATGCTCCAaattgattgattcttgaataacatgaaactagacttctatatctgcaattattatgaagacaccaaatcctaataaggaatttatcttattcaaatacaGCTCCGTAAAaaagtattctgtcaaagataactcatttcacctaccatgaaaaaatctagatacatttgacatcactcatggcatcaatagtcctccatttgacatcacccatgacatcaatatattccattaaattttcaaatttttttataattattttatttattgttaggtctttctttcccacctataaatacccaccttatttctttattttatttatcaagctttcttaagcaagtcttctctctatacacttctttactcattctcaaatatagttttagttcttagtagtgaaaaaatactattccggtgattcatatactccgagtagtacacaaaatattccggcgaggagaaaagctaggactcaagagtgtttattaagtctttcggttccgactaaaacttcggattccaggtatgtaaggcttcaatgagagtattcttttcactctcatgcctaaagtattttgattatataataaattatatttattttctttaaactttactctaagttatgtaggtgtttatccatgggttctttcacccatgtagtccaaaagcTCTTTCAATTAAgcctcttgatttcaagtaatattttcttatgataattcttatttttacttaatagtatgaattttggttaaactaatgattattggtctattttgatgcaacataatttcatatgtatgaattgatagtttgcaagtaattcctctatttatctatttaaaggttcttgaaattcatggtgggttgtttaaagcatgatttttaattaatggatttcaaagtatttatgtatatttatttacatatatgtttgcaagttgaagtgatttgaactcacctagtcttactatgtttttaataaagtttgacttgaaagatttgacttcaaatgaatgtttatgaaagcaatatctatgatcaaaagggagtcttatgaaatgacagaataatgaaatgatatgaatgatagattctttatgcaataaggacaattcttgcatatttgaattatcaaatgttttaatgaactattctatcgaatatgatgtttgaattctcaagttatatgctatgaatattttaaagtattaaactattttgtgggattgacttagcaccgaatggggcattgaggtggaattcggtaagggaatcctagtagcaaccccttgtctcattaactatgtgccaacataggattccttgtaggcttaggctaatggatccataaatagaccttaaagttaaagttaaagaaatgaataaagttgacggagttctacctggcaagtagtctccccagccaacgtagggggttatgttggattccatataatagctcgcatggtcttaaatgtcggttatgattattttcccataaaatcAATGTTTCAAAGGATATctttatgatttattatgcatgcattactaTAACACCCCATAATTTGTTTCCTCAAAGACTCGAATAATTcctcacgtgtgtgtagactcgaatcGAAGGACTTGCAATTTTATATGATTTAGGACCAATTCCTAAATagttgaagtgtattagatgtgttttaggatcataagagatctctaacaccaagtcgagtccaaaaaATTAGTTTCgactaagttttcgaatgagtttgtataagggtcaactttcaATGATTATATCActttgaatataatgaactgggtggctcatgacctaccaaattaaaggtccttgagtcttctttccaactccatcaTGATTGTAATATTTAGAGTTCGGAATCAAAAGTTATGATTCTTTTTCTACAGACTAGTACatcaggaatttcaggcctagacTCTAACTCcaaaaaatttaggcttggcgctgcaagggcgtgacacgccactatagcgccagaaataagcctcagtagtttggtccttggcgcgatgcgccactattagatgtgcaggattttaagcctattttggcttggcactatagtggcgcgacgcgccactatagcgccaggagagTTTTTATCCAGTTTTCTAAgtttttgaggaagggcaaattggactttttccctaatcaTATATactgtcacgacctagccccgtaggccgtgattagtgtccgaattggaccctcatatacacacctattatctatagtcaatcggcaattaaacatgatataagatttatatgggtagcacgtcgtctcaaactgttacttatatatataccaaaatcacttatttcttggggagtcttaattgtcaaaaataagataacataatatataagccgacaaggcttccattctgaatgtaaacgtccaaaaacataagtcatactagtacaccggacaacatctatatacaacccactcatgtgtctacagacctctaagaggattaacaatagcatatgacgggacagggccccgtcgtacccctaaatacacaaatatatacattataaggattagtacccaaagtttgggctccgagacaatggagcacttcaaacccgttgagtagaatcctaagttggcggctctccaaaatgagtatttgtacctgcaggcatgaaatgcagccccccgaacaaaagggggtcagtacgaactatgtactgagtatataaagcataaaataccgtaaaggagatcacatctgaaataaagattcaggagtcaagtatcataatcaataaatcactgtacctgtgtcttataaaatgaagacatgcatatcatcatcatatatcgtacctggcccgttatgggactcggtgtcacaattatatcaatatatcatcatatgtatatatataccatacccggccctctagcaagggactcgatgaatagagtagtgtacactgataccgtacccggcccattatgggactcggtgccataatcatatcgtcatatcatcataatatcatattatcatatcacgtacccggccctctagtaagggactcggtgaataatgtagtggaatccatacatgataacatacccggcctatcgtaggactcggtgaataataccataacaatatgcacgaataaggtatcattagcaaccttgtaaaatttgatcattatcggagacttaatagaataagcaaaatagtccatcatttgaaacccaagacaatagtcattatgaatcaccaattatggattatactaaaatatgaattataccacaacatgagttataccaactaggatggctggaatcatacacatgagtcaagacataacaatataaattttgaaaatcaagaacggtagccatccgagtatatctacgaataagagtttctttggaatttaagcatacgtcattcgttcgtttcatatggatcatgccaaaagaagaaaatgttaactttacatacctttagcgtttatacgtatatgttgtccaatattgtctcaaccaatattaaaacgttaagcactatgattaagctatgaacaagaataaaacgtagtctatcgttagtaggttatttctaaaaaaaattggacagcacctcccctataccgctcacttttcccactttcaaaccggccatataatcatcaaccaacatcaacaatccaaaatattgacacaaaataagatttattattcatgttaccaaagcagtaaattcggaaagtcaagtacctcatgttgtatctaaattttgaaaatgaaaacggcaaaactggactttataaccttcatgaaacaCTTATAtatctgtcttaagtttccaatgcaaaagaaatcaactcaaaattcattttctacaaagagatatcatcaaaatacgaacagctatacatgaaggaattttcaatccagaatctggacagaatttgtcttatgattcatgctcagttttcgacataataacagcagatatagactaagacataatcataagagttgtaggtacgtgtattagctttccaaaacatgtttaatatctaaaatcgaaggtctacacaatgagatattccagaattactaccagctactcaattccaaaaacggatttgaacattcacaatctttatacacctttttcctccaaattcaagaacaacaactcatcaacatcaaaacaatatcaaccattattatacatcatcactaagataattccatctatttaatctacctaaaacaaccctttaacccataactctcaacaaatcaccaaactagtttataacactattttctccgttctaatccgttaaaactctaactaaacttgttaacaatgaaaaggagactttaatattaccttaaatttgcagcaccacataaaatcttctccttattggctgatttctagctcaaattgaagccaacacgacgtacaacaattttctcttcatgagctttggatttcgggacttgaattttggtcggatttgggatttctctcaagaactccctttctctctctctctagaaatttccagaattatgttggtctaaagtatgaaggaatagttacaaaaaatcagatttaatttcgtgggtattgggcctgacccggaTTAGAATTgagttgggccgaattcactatttagtttggcctgtcagacttaaaacgtctatatattattactccgatatcacatttcgtctcacgacctatggttggaaagatatttcaattatctacaactttcatgttgagagtttccccaaattctcaaattataaagaggttatggcctcccgaagtcagcttacccgaaacgtgactttaagaaaaacatatttgatggcttctattttgatttggcttaagggtccttcttgatatgtattttactacacataaattattcatataacttggcatctacaacaaatcatgtccttttaaaattcaaaattaaaagtccttgaatttataatcgttagcttacgaataatccaaaatgcaaaaatacggaatgtaacataTACCCTCACTTGGAATGACTTGGACCATTTTTTCAGACTTgtgcctctctctaaaaatccctatctccattctcttctctcccacacatctccaacaagaaatcctctcaaaagctcaagaattcaagatcttcaagtcaagtcttggtttccgatgagatgatcttcaagcaaggtatgtaaggttaacctaaaatatggattaagttcttccatatgcccatagatgtgttagaTAGAatttgtgaaagatttgaaccttctatgaaggttttcttgaaatttcctaaactatagaatattactaaaatgtattaatgatgttcttgagttgactttaTTGAAactatggattcatgtattcattcacatgaacccaagatgagatttctttttggtcataaattatcttgaggatgagattgatgatttttatgtataataaaaataatattattttcatagtgaaataaggtattcttttacatgagtttgatgaaattgattttgagttatatgaaaattgggatagttatgaatgtgaatgacataaaaagaaatgaaacattggtagagcGAGAATctcacttttgtttctataaatggaatatagaattaaataaggattttggagcaagatgtttgatgatgttttgatgatggtgtgagtgatgatgtgaatggtggttatttaacatatgtagaatgattgatgaagagattatgttgatgaggaggtTGTGTggtgaagtggattggagtctaatctgattatgtgatatgtgatttgcgtaatttgatttgattggagtcttatgaacattttgaaaataaatgatttgtgaacatttttgcataaactatttatacactatttctagtttaaagagtgattattttcatctttgatttaaaaagagtttaagcataacttgagtttgaaaaagtctcttaaattctcattttgaacatgagtattttgagtataaatgagttgggcatttttacttttaaaatgtcaatttttgagattaagttgagattgtatcaattttaaagagaagagtttaatgatttgagatgagtcgatttgaaataAGGTCCGATGAGGCCagagttgattgagttttgaaagagtccaatgagactaaatgagttgatttgaaagagtccgatgagactaaatgagtattttaagtattttactcacctgatagatatgagtatattgagtcttgggaggagtatcgagcaccgaattgggtaagagtatagtccatactcgaaccaataaactacatcgccaaacgtaggagaggattgaaccgttaaagtcggatgcttcctaaattactgtcctgacatgataggacttggttggattagatccatgattggttgattcgttcataccctggcaaagtacgaacggacgtggcaacaacgtcggcttgttgtactatcactcgctcatatggtgatagttgtcggttagagaaactcccaattgaatggattgtgcttgatatgattggcttgattgtgattgtggatgattgagttgaattgtaaaacattgcatagtttaatttgcatatttattgagttgagtcctttgagttgattgttgagttgattgtatatgatcggattggattagataatatgtgattgactttgaGTTAacggtatgtgattggattggatcggattgtatatgattggattaagccgattgtatatgattggattggatcggatgatatatgattggattggattgaataatgTAATTGAATTATATCATACATAATTAGACTAGATTGGATGATTTGTGATTGGTCTCTGCCTaactgtattcttactttagacttatgatgctTTGATTGAGTTtcccttatctttctgatttgagatatttgaaccaacgttgttcttccttgaggtatgttttattctgccatattacatactcgtacattccatgtactgatgttcatttggacctgcatcatttcatgatgcagagacaggtttaagagatcgtcaataagagcaccattgaggatctattcacactcagcgtattggtgagtcctcccctacattaagaggacaccgcttatgttattcttgcgtcgagttagccctttcattttgatttgacgTATCCATGAACATGTCGTTGGCATCAATTAAATAGTAGtgatagaagcttcatagactagatagtgatgggtcattgatagaagcttcatagactagatagtgatgggtcgattgagtactttctttctttggaatattcttgtcaaactatttttaatgacataTATTGGAGTTAGATTttttggcccatggcctttattatatgaattagagTGTTGATTTGAGTTGtccactaaattattctttattttaaactttccgctgattgtttgatattgaatggatgtgtgattggaccaaatGGTTCGCTTGGAGACCAGCAATgatcttcgagtgccggtcacgtctagggtaccctcccggggcatgacaattACATTAcattccatattacataaatgttataatgtttcctcaatgttcatgcatccttacatacttagtacattcaaagtactaacgcatactcttttgcctacatgatatcaccatgtagggaccagtgctcctcctcgttctcctccacgtggctagttgagatttcattgaagactatttttggtgagtttccatattccgggaaaaatactcttttatctttctaaattatgatatattgagatattttactatggcatttcttctattatgattgagggtgagctagggacttgtcttagccccgttaaatctaatagttagaggtattattggacatatataagttgaagacttgctattatgatttttgtttctttatttatcatcactacctatgaaaggctaaaagaatgctaagaggcttgtttgaggtactttcgggttcctcattcgccatgtcatgtctaggccatAGGTTTGGATCGTGATAGTACTTGACATGCACGAGACCAGATATACTCTTTCCAGTTGGAGCAGTAAGTCGCTTCATGGAAGCTCCTACCTCCACTCACTTGAAGGACACTAAAAGAATTTTTCGTTACCTAAAAGGTACGATCGGCTTTGGActattttattcttcttctaATGATTTTAACCTTGTGGGATATTGTGATGTTGATTATGCGGGAGATGTTGATGATAGAAAAAGCACATTTGTTTTTGTGTTTTTCTTGGGTGATTGTGTTATTTCTTGGAGTTCAAAGAAACAATCCATTGTTACTCTCTCGACTTGTGAAGCTTAATACGTGGAAGCAACATCATGTAAATGCCATGCTATTTGGTTGAGGAGATTATTTAAGGAACTCAATCTGCCACAAATTGAATCCACAATGATTTGTATTGACAACAAATCTGCACAAGCAGTTGTCAAGAATTCAATGTATCATGATCGGAGCAAGCATATAGACACAAGATATCATTTTATCTGAGAATGCATTGCCAAGAAAGAGGTAGAACTCAAGTATGTGAAATCTCATGATCAAGTTGCGGATATCTTTACAAAGCCTCTCAAATTTGAAGATTTTCAAAGATTGAGATCAATCCTtggaataaagaagaaaaatcaaaattgagGGAGAGATTTGTGGAAATCAAATGTTGGTGGGATTGGTAGCCACATTTGTTGAAATTAATAGTCAAATTTTGGTGAAAGTTGGTAGCCAAACTTTGTAGAGATTGATTTTcacattttttcaaattattagtCAAATATTGGTGAAAGTTGGCAACCTAACTTTATAGAAATTGGTTGCCACATTTATTTCAATCAAGAAGTTCAAAAACTCTATTAATAGAGTAGCAATTGAACATTTGAAAACACACCAAAATAGAGAGCGCAATAGAGAGAATAGAGAGTAATCCACAAACTATTTCTTAGTTTGTGAGAAAATATTGTGGGAGTAATATTTTAGTGAGTTGTGAAATAAAAGAGTGTTGTTCTTATAAAAGAGTAGTCATATTTTGATACTACCAAGTTGTCATCATTAttattgtatcatatttaccCCTTTATAATATTTGATGTCGTTGTTACTCTCTTGTTATTTTGCTATTTAGCGTAACTATTATCCTGAGTGAGATTATCATTTTTCCAAACACTGTTGACGGATTCTGAATCTAGAGATGTTCTTTTTGCCATACTTCTTAAAACAGTTGGAGTATGTTTATACCAAAAGATTATTTAAAAGGCTACAAGCTCCCGTTAAAATTGAGTAAGCGGAATAAATTGATATTAtctcaaatttatcaaaaaatttcATTCGAATACCAGAACTAGGATTTTGTACCATGTATTGAACATTTATATTCAAGTAAAATTGTGCTTATTGAGTACATGTTATCAAAGAACAtaatttagaaagaaaaaaagtgcGATAGACGATATGGGAACTCTTTTAGCTACGAGTGTTTGTTTTACACTACTCCAGGTGATGGCTGTTTTAGCAAGATCACATGTAGTTGGCCTGATATAGATATCACACAAATATGAAATATCTGCCTAGCATTCTAATAATGTAAGCTATATTTGGACGCGTACAAATCtgaatatacatcaaacttttTAATATGTTACTAAAACCTGGGGAAATCATATGCATTTCCTTAGTATCAAACTAACTTGTTGGCTTGTATGAATCCACCACGGATTAAGAGACCAGGTCCCTTGACTGTACTAATAGAAGGAAGTAATGTAAATGCTTAAAGTAAAGGACAGAGAAGTTTTACGTGGAaacctccttgctcaagggaagAAAAAATCACGACCTGTCACACAGGATTTCTCAAAACTCCATTAACATCAAGCGACTCGTCAATACAAACTCCAATACTCACAAGATACAAAGCAATAACCCTATTGCCCACTATATCAACTACCTCTAGTTAACATAGACTTCAACCACCCAACTCGACTAACTCTAGCCACAACACAACTCATAGTGATTGCAACTAAAATGATCTATATTCCTTTACAACACAGGAATAGATCTACAACATAAAAACACAAGAAGCTAAACTCGAAATACAACTCAAGACTAGACACCACTTGATCAAGTCCCTCGTTGAAGTTGAGCAGTGTTCTTCCTTGAGAATGACTTTTGCTTTGAACATTCTGATTTGCAAAAACTAGGTTGTTTTTTGTGAACAAGTTCTCTTTGTAAGAGAGACAAGCCTAGGAGCAACGCCATTGGTTGAGGTCTGATATCCTTTCTGCTCCTCAGCTCCAACCACCACAGTTTTGTCAGCTTGTCAAGAACTCGAAAGACCAGGTCCTTTCACTAGGTCCCTTTGCTCTATAGTTTGTTAATtcatcaaaaactcaaaatacaaCATAACTCTTCAATTGCTTAAGATTGAACTTGTCTCATTTACAATAGGGGTATCATTTGgtttaaattttaatgttgcATGCTAGGTTGTGATATCACTAAAGAATTTCACTTGGTTTAATTCAATTATtagtttttgatgatttgacatgataaatttaaaaatactcTCAATAATATAAACTGCATGaatcatttatataaaaaaaaatctttcaatcAATTGGACAAACACTGGGGGGAAATCAAATACAATTCAATTGAACAAAccatgtgaagaaaaaaaacaaaaaaaaaattggacacgCATTGAACCATCCTTGCAGCTTGAATAGGATGGAGAAGTTGAAATAATGCCGAAAGCTTTCTCAAAGGCAAATGATAGAGATGTTAATTAGTTCACGAAATGACAGTTCCTCCTGATCTCCCCGTTACGACCTGTGAGGACATCCAAAGTACCCATGTGAATCATTGCAGCTGCAAACTTCCTTGACCAAATGGAACCAAATCTAGCATTGTAGTTCACCAATTTAGCTGTCGTTGGGTTTGTCATCAATCCCTGATCCGAAATCAACAATCCCTTTTGACTCTTTAAAGCCAAGTAATATCTGTTATCCAGCCTGTTTGGTGTCCAGGCATCAAGGTTCATGGGATTAGAAGCTCCTGTCCCATTTGTAAGTGCTTCTGGTGGACAAATGGACTCCAAGAAGTTTGCATATTCAGGATCAATTGGAAGATTCTGTTGATTGTTTTGAGGGTACAAACGGCTAGCAAAAACACCGCAATGTGCAATGCCAATAGAATGTGCGCCAGAGAGGGTCACCATTTCATCAACAGACATACCTTTCCTTGCAAAATTCTTGATGAGTTCCGTGGCATTGACGAAAGGAGAAGGAAGATTAGCCAATGTTTCAGAGTCAATGGAAACACGTCCATCACGACGTCCAGCTTGGACATCATAgtatatttttccaactttgtAGGAACTGTCCCGAGCAGCAAATGCAAGTATGTCTGCACACGAGACAATTCCAGGACATGCAGCCTCAAGTGCAGCTTTTGCAGCATCAATCACCTCGAAACCTCGTAAACTGTTCTTGTTGGGAATACCTTCCTTCTCAGAATTTGGTCCATCCAGTAACACAGATGCATCACACCCCTAAGTAAACCACACATGACACGTTATCGTTATAAGATAATTAATGTAATCatcaaattaagaaaataaaaatgttataGCATTAAATTTGTACGTACCCTGACAAAGCAATCGTGAAAATGTAACCTAATAAGGCCAGCAGCAATTCCTGGATTACGAGACACAGCTCTGTTTACAACATGTTGTACAATGTTTTCGGCATAGGGACAAGTATATCTATAGTAACCAACTTTAATTTGTGGCCAATATGGTGTTCTATAAGCAAGAAtagatgatgaaaatgataaaatcaagGAAGCAAAAAGTGCAAGAGTTGAAAGGTTGATGCCTTTTGAATCCATTCTTAATTTTGAGACTCAAAAGACACTATGGATTTTTCTTAGTAATTGGTTTTCCTCAAGTGATGGATATAACTTAGGAACATATTGGAGTATTTATAGTTTGAGAAATTCTTTAAAGAACAAAACATTTTTTGTAAAACATTATTGGTTGTATAATACCAAGTGTATAGTTGATGTATTCTTGAGCTTGTCTGACCTTTGAAGAACTCAACAACTACCACATTATGGCATCCATGAATAGGTTGACAtactttttttctcttattttttattactaGTTACCTTAGAACTAGAAAATGAGgtaacaaaaatagaaaaaggaTTAACAATTTGAGTGGTGTGAACTATT
This Solanum dulcamara chromosome 1, daSolDulc1.2, whole genome shotgun sequence DNA region includes the following protein-coding sequences:
- the LOC129886530 gene encoding peroxidase 5-like; this translates as MDSKGINLSTLALFASLILSFSSSILAYRTPYWPQIKVGYYRYTCPYAENIVQHVVNRAVSRNPGIAAGLIRLHFHDCFVRGCDASVLLDGPNSEKEGIPNKNSLRGFEVIDAAKAALEAACPGIVSCADILAFAARDSSYKVGKIYYDVQAGRRDGRVSIDSETLANLPSPFVNATELIKNFARKGMSVDEMVTLSGAHSIGIAHCGVFASRLYPQNNQQNLPIDPEYANFLESICPPEALTNGTGASNPMNLDAWTPNRLDNRYYLALKSQKGLLISDQGLMTNPTTAKLVNYNARFGSIWSRKFAAAMIHMGTLDVLTGRNGEIRRNCHFVN